One window of the Labilibaculum sp. genome contains the following:
- a CDS encoding helix-turn-helix domain-containing protein, translating into MKAKVKSPIAINELILSEMNRQGLSAADFAQKLQISMNSMYHILKRPSMQIDRLWDICEVLQLNFFKILADEIKINKPADTQINQLQQENKTLKEVIRLLGGNK; encoded by the coding sequence ATGAAAGCAAAAGTTAAAAGTCCAATTGCAATTAACGAACTGATACTATCCGAAATGAATCGGCAAGGCTTAAGTGCGGCCGATTTTGCACAAAAATTACAAATTAGCATGAATTCTATGTATCATATCCTAAAACGACCAAGCATGCAAATCGATAGACTTTGGGATATCTGTGAAGTTTTACAATTGAATTTCTTTAAAATTCTGGCTGATGAAATAAAAATTAATAAGCCTGCTGATACTCAAATAAACCAACTACAACAAGAAAATAAAACTCTTAAGGAGGTAATTCGACTTTTGGGTGGTAACAAGTAA